Proteins encoded together in one Pseudanabaena sp. BC1403 window:
- a CDS encoding CDGSH iron-sulfur domain-containing protein produces MSENNSIEPKIVDKKPVVMTLEAGKYFWCSCGLSANQPFCNGAHKGTSFTPVSFELSESTKMPLCLCKYTANAPKCDGAHLKLTDAVAN; encoded by the coding sequence ATGTCAGAAAATAATTCAATTGAACCCAAAATTGTTGACAAGAAACCAGTGGTAATGACCCTAGAAGCAGGGAAATATTTCTGGTGTAGCTGTGGATTGTCAGCAAATCAGCCTTTCTGCAATGGCGCACATAAAGGAACAAGTTTCACTCCTGTAAGTTTTGAACTTTCGGAATCTACAAAAATGCCGCTATGCCTCTGCAAATATACTGCTAACGCTCCAAAGTGTGACGGTGCTCATTTAAAGCTGACAGATGCTGTTGCCAATTAG
- a CDS encoding cytochrome b, whose translation MEKLTTKKPRFNSAFQRLMSVHWWMAGLYLILFMGGSFMSRLPRSDFRGMLYDFHKSIAILTIILLVWRVAILIQVLLKKYASRLPKLSSQWIKNFVLHTFIYGFMVGVPISGFFFSNSFRANNVSLFGLGLPDIFPPNKDLVEIGRSLHFWLSYTFLAVIGLHLISQWKVAKANWRRFVGFIQAKRIGS comes from the coding sequence ATGGAAAAACTAACTACTAAAAAGCCTAGATTTAATTCAGCGTTTCAACGCTTAATGTCGGTACATTGGTGGATGGCAGGACTCTATTTGATTCTATTCATGGGCGGTAGCTTCATGTCTCGACTGCCAAGAAGTGATTTTCGAGGAATGCTTTATGATTTCCATAAATCGATCGCTATATTAACCATTATCCTTTTAGTATGGCGGGTTGCGATTTTAATTCAGGTGCTGTTGAAAAAATATGCGAGTCGGCTACCAAAGCTATCAAGCCAATGGATTAAAAACTTTGTGCTGCATACTTTTATTTATGGTTTTATGGTAGGAGTACCGATAAGTGGCTTTTTCTTTTCTAATTCTTTTCGGGCCAATAATGTCAGTCTGTTTGGTTTAGGTTTACCAGATATTTTTCCTCCAAATAAAGATCTAGTTGAAATTGGGCGATCGCTACATTTTTGGCTGTCTTATACTTTTTTGGCAGTTATTGGACTGCATTTAATTAGTCAATGGAAAGTAGCTAAAGCTAATTGGCGGAGATTTGTAGGCTTTATACAAGCAAAGCGTATTGGGTCATAA
- a CDS encoding GAF domain-containing sensor histidine kinase produces MPQNFLHLNEDHKETLSDRLLKASANATSVLLTITPLDDAVNTAIKIIGEALETDRVSVIENFDCPEQPLPCWKMLYEWNSLGTVSQISHPEVSQGTYEGIESWYENINQGQSVTYLTKDMPEPFRSGQEKLGVKALHVVPIFVENKCWGVVGFDDCREVKHRGQSELSVLKIAANSIGCAIQRDRTQQALLRSQQERATELEKANKALRSAIAGMARLDNLEHFLAEMLKASLEISGAHTGAVALVEGEFIRHAVLFDQDGWIDPQIQMSRGLTISPFTPELKDLAEQLLKSPLGWVVPPHDPRIMPEYREFHREHNNKAIRLVPMQISDRLIGWLGLGFADENPSIGKNFGLLKVLAEQMTMAVEMLRLSNEAQQTAIAHEQEQAAAARVVQLVKANAVLKQTLDVLATEPEIESSLGHVLKVSSEQLDSPSSALWLYNSSTEKFYPHLVYMDNQIIPVTAENIDILAGKWLRGRNMDKDLFLKKHIRERSPAIYQVDDASVVPTPLRKSLENMGVKTLLGIPLLLGTEIIGSFTLRFTKKRQFQAEELELTQALANQATLAIQLIRMAEEAKQAAIYEERNRLAGEIHDTLAQAFTGISLQLGVAKWLLQEGSLAIEPILDRINDIAQTGLAEARRSVWEIYPTAQEYANLAEKFSQSVEKLTRDCPIQVDLQILGSEYQVSAMIGYNLLKLAQEAITNALKHAKATKLAIVLTYQNALVSLRITDNGCGFQPNLDNGGFGLLSISERSDRIGGQLLINSILGKGTEILVEIPLEEQKS; encoded by the coding sequence ATGCCACAGAACTTCTTACATCTGAATGAAGATCATAAGGAGACGCTGAGCGATCGCCTACTAAAAGCATCTGCTAATGCAACTAGCGTATTACTGACGATCACACCACTTGATGATGCTGTTAATACTGCTATAAAGATAATCGGAGAGGCACTAGAGACTGATCGCGTTAGCGTAATTGAGAATTTTGATTGTCCAGAACAGCCATTACCTTGCTGGAAAATGTTATATGAGTGGAATTCTCTTGGCACTGTCTCACAAATTTCTCATCCAGAAGTCTCTCAAGGAACCTATGAAGGTATTGAGTCATGGTATGAAAACATTAACCAAGGTCAAAGCGTAACTTATTTGACTAAGGACATGCCAGAACCATTTCGGAGTGGGCAAGAGAAACTTGGAGTGAAAGCGTTACATGTTGTTCCGATTTTTGTAGAAAACAAATGTTGGGGAGTAGTTGGTTTTGATGACTGTCGTGAAGTAAAACATCGAGGTCAATCTGAATTATCAGTCTTAAAAATTGCGGCAAATTCTATTGGTTGTGCAATTCAGCGCGATCGCACCCAGCAAGCTCTACTCCGATCTCAACAAGAACGTGCTACCGAATTAGAAAAAGCGAATAAGGCTCTACGCAGTGCGATCGCAGGGATGGCAAGACTTGATAATCTAGAGCATTTCTTAGCTGAGATGTTAAAAGCAAGTCTAGAAATATCAGGAGCGCACACAGGCGCAGTGGCTCTAGTTGAAGGAGAATTCATTCGTCATGCCGTCTTATTCGACCAAGATGGCTGGATAGATCCGCAGATCCAAATGTCTAGAGGACTGACAATTTCTCCATTCACGCCAGAATTGAAAGATCTAGCCGAACAACTTCTGAAATCACCGTTGGGATGGGTCGTCCCTCCTCATGATCCAAGAATAATGCCTGAATATCGAGAGTTTCATCGCGAACACAATAACAAGGCGATTCGGCTTGTGCCAATGCAGATTAGCGATCGCCTGATCGGTTGGTTAGGGCTTGGCTTTGCGGACGAAAATCCTTCTATCGGTAAGAACTTTGGGCTATTAAAAGTCCTTGCTGAACAGATGACGATGGCGGTGGAAATGTTAAGGCTATCGAATGAAGCCCAACAAACAGCGATCGCCCATGAACAAGAGCAGGCTGCTGCGGCAAGAGTAGTGCAATTAGTCAAAGCTAATGCAGTCTTGAAACAAACTCTAGATGTGTTAGCAACGGAACCCGAAATCGAAAGTTCTTTAGGACATGTGCTAAAGGTATCCTCTGAACAACTAGATTCTCCTTCTTCCGCGCTCTGGCTATATAACTCTTCTACTGAAAAGTTTTATCCGCATCTTGTTTATATGGATAATCAGATTATTCCTGTAACTGCCGAAAATATCGACATCCTCGCAGGGAAATGGCTTCGTGGCAGAAACATGGATAAGGATTTGTTTCTTAAAAAGCATATCCGCGAACGTAGTCCAGCTATTTATCAAGTAGATGATGCTTCAGTAGTACCAACTCCTCTGCGTAAAAGCTTAGAAAATATGGGGGTAAAAACTCTATTAGGTATCCCTCTTTTATTAGGAACAGAAATTATCGGAAGCTTTACCCTTCGCTTTACCAAAAAACGTCAATTTCAAGCTGAAGAATTAGAACTGACACAAGCTCTAGCAAATCAAGCAACCCTAGCAATCCAGCTAATACGCATGGCAGAAGAGGCAAAGCAGGCTGCCATCTATGAGGAACGCAATCGACTTGCTGGCGAAATTCACGACACCTTAGCGCAGGCTTTTACAGGCATTTCTCTCCAACTTGGGGTCGCAAAATGGCTACTGCAAGAAGGTTCATTAGCAATCGAACCAATCCTCGATCGCATCAATGACATTGCTCAAACGGGACTTGCCGAAGCACGGCGCTCTGTCTGGGAAATATATCCTACAGCCCAAGAATACGCCAACTTAGCCGAAAAATTCTCTCAATCGGTCGAGAAGTTAACTCGCGATTGTCCTATTCAAGTTGACCTACAGATTTTAGGAAGTGAATATCAAGTCTCGGCAATGATTGGGTACAACCTCCTCAAACTTGCTCAAGAAGCAATTACTAATGCTTTAAAACATGCCAAGGCAACGAAGCTTGCGATCGTTCTCACCTATCAAAATGCACTGGTTTCACTTAGGATTACTGATAATGGCTGCGGCTTTCAGCCCAATTTAGATAATGGGGGATTTGGGCTTTTGAGTATATCTGAACGGAGCGATCGCATTGGAGGGCAATTATTGATTAACAGTATTTTGGGTAAAGGGACAGAAATTTTAGTAGAGATTCCATTAGAGGAACAAAAATCATGA
- a CDS encoding type II toxin-antitoxin system HicB family antitoxin has translation MTKSNSFTAIIYKEDDMYIAECPEIGTVDQGETIEQAIAGLKEATRLYLEEFPLPKTSPRFVTSIEVSYA, from the coding sequence ATGACTAAAAGTAACAGCTTTACAGCCATTATCTACAAAGAAGATGATATGTACATTGCCGAATGTCCAGAGATTGGCACAGTCGATCAAGGAGAAACAATTGAGCAGGCGATCGCGGGATTAAAAGAAGCGACTCGGCTGTACTTAGAGGAATTTCCTCTTCCCAAAACGTCACCTAGATTTGTGACCAGTATTGAGGTTAGCTATGCCTAA
- a CDS encoding iron uptake porin — protein MTRLNHLLISLLSFTSLFVGSLGGFAEVPSVSQLSDVNSTDWAFQALQSLIERYQCISSNSSYRGDSFLTRYEFAAGIQSCINKLDQMLSSGLQDKVSQEDLNVLQRLQSEFANELKVLTTRIDTLDLRTSQLEAQKFSPTTKLTGQAIFAISSGSFGGDRILSPTGAVITRNQPNVTFLNRFSIDLNTSFVGKDLLKIRLLAGSAGASDSTSGFLEPNFASALDYSIQGRDNQVSLARLYYSFTIAEEVRLTIAPFMVAGDFIDKNRYANVSFNDFSTQAFINNFILLPRPAGAGVVAEWTPKQLPIQIRALYVATNANRPTGSAIVNTLRSSESAELPVLIFPNRGGEQGLFGDPYQGVVELEYFPDKNFALRLQYAGGRVIGSNFNAFGVNFDWGISDRIGVFGRYGLSNYNNTEFGNISPNYWMAGFSFKDLFAQGSITGLAVGQPLIVREIGNASQTNFEAFYNIPINKFIRITPLFQVITNAGNRNENGTIWVGALRTVFSF, from the coding sequence ATGACAAGATTAAACCATCTACTAATTTCCCTACTTTCATTTACAAGTTTATTTGTAGGTAGCTTGGGAGGATTTGCTGAGGTTCCAAGCGTAAGTCAACTCTCAGATGTGAATTCTACAGATTGGGCTTTTCAAGCGTTGCAATCTCTAATAGAACGTTATCAATGCATCTCTTCAAATTCATCTTATCGTGGAGATAGTTTCCTCACCCGCTATGAATTTGCTGCTGGTATCCAATCATGCATCAACAAGCTGGATCAAATGCTGAGTAGCGGACTTCAAGATAAAGTTAGTCAAGAAGATTTGAACGTACTACAACGACTACAGAGCGAATTTGCGAACGAACTGAAAGTACTCACCACCAGAATAGATACCCTAGACCTGCGTACAAGTCAATTAGAAGCGCAGAAATTCTCACCCACAACAAAACTAACAGGGCAGGCAATATTTGCAATTTCTAGTGGCAGCTTTGGCGGCGATCGCATTCTCTCGCCAACTGGTGCGGTAATCACCCGCAATCAACCCAACGTTACTTTTTTAAATCGCTTCTCTATCGACCTCAATACTAGTTTTGTTGGTAAGGATTTGCTCAAGATCCGCCTGCTGGCTGGTAGTGCAGGCGCAAGTGATAGTACATCAGGTTTTTTAGAACCCAACTTTGCTAGCGCTCTTGATTATTCTATTCAAGGTCGTGACAATCAGGTTAGCCTAGCACGTCTTTATTATTCGTTTACTATCGCTGAGGAAGTCCGTTTAACGATCGCCCCTTTCATGGTGGCTGGTGATTTTATTGATAAAAATCGCTATGCAAATGTCAGTTTTAATGACTTCTCAACTCAGGCTTTTATTAATAATTTTATTCTCTTACCCAGACCTGCGGGGGCTGGCGTTGTTGCTGAGTGGACTCCAAAGCAACTTCCTATTCAAATACGTGCCTTATATGTAGCCACAAATGCTAATCGACCAACTGGCTCAGCGATCGTTAACACTTTGCGATCCAGTGAGTCGGCGGAGTTACCCGTGTTAATTTTCCCTAATCGTGGTGGTGAACAGGGCTTATTTGGTGATCCCTATCAAGGTGTTGTGGAGTTAGAATATTTCCCCGACAAAAACTTTGCTCTGCGCTTGCAATATGCTGGAGGCAGGGTAATTGGCAGTAATTTTAATGCTTTTGGAGTGAATTTTGATTGGGGAATTAGCGATCGCATAGGTGTATTTGGACGCTATGGACTCAGCAACTACAACAATACAGAGTTTGGGAATATTAGCCCTAATTACTGGATGGCTGGCTTTTCATTTAAGGATCTCTTTGCTCAAGGTTCGATTACTGGGCTAGCGGTTGGTCAACCGCTCATCGTGAGAGAGATTGGGAATGCCTCGCAGACTAACTTTGAGGCTTTTTATAATATTCCAATCAACAAATTTATCAGAATTACGCCTCTGTTTCAAGTGATTACTAATGCTGGCAACCGCAACGAGAACGGCACAATTTGGGTTGGAGCTTTACGCACGGTGTTCTCTTTTTGA
- a CDS encoding response regulator transcription factor, producing MTDQTIRIMVADDHPIVRSGLVLMIDYTPNMETVAEANNGLEAVALFRQYRPDVTLMDLRMPEMSGADAIAAIHQEFTEAKIIVLTTYDGDEDIYKGLKAGAKGYIFKNAPVDEIIRAIKTVYEGKKYIPPEVGEKLSERLNRPQLSNRELDVLKLVAQGKTNQQIATELYISESTVKYHINGVLSKLGVSDRTQATLVAIKRGIVSS from the coding sequence ATGACTGATCAAACAATCCGTATTATGGTAGCGGACGACCACCCAATTGTAAGGAGCGGATTGGTATTAATGATCGATTACACTCCTAATATGGAAACCGTAGCTGAAGCAAATAACGGACTAGAGGCAGTTGCCCTATTTCGCCAATATCGTCCTGATGTCACCTTGATGGATTTGCGAATGCCAGAGATGAGTGGAGCCGATGCGATCGCTGCTATTCATCAAGAATTTACGGAGGCAAAAATTATTGTGCTCACGACTTACGATGGCGACGAAGATATCTATAAAGGGTTAAAGGCAGGAGCCAAGGGCTATATATTTAAAAACGCTCCAGTCGATGAAATTATTAGAGCGATCAAAACTGTTTATGAAGGCAAAAAATATATTCCTCCTGAAGTTGGCGAAAAGCTCTCGGAAAGGCTCAATCGCCCTCAATTATCTAATCGAGAATTGGATGTCTTAAAATTGGTTGCCCAAGGTAAAACGAATCAACAAATTGCCACTGAATTATATATTTCTGAGAGTACGGTTAAGTACCACATAAATGGTGTTTTAAGCAAACTAGGCGTAAGCGATCGCACTCAAGCAACATTAGTTGCGATCAAGCGCGGAATTGTCAGTTCTTGA
- a CDS encoding MFS transporter produces the protein MKIAIATKFNSLPTRITLLVASMLTIMASATIAPSLPAMLKHFESVPNSAYWVRLVLTLPALFIAISAPILGVLVDRIGRKPLLFLSLIIYGLAGSSGLWLNSLDTIIIGRALLGVSVAGISISTTALIADYYSGAARGKFLGLQAAFSSLGGVVFVSLGGWLADIGWRNPFLIYFAALLVLPAVWSFLSEPPRQDSTQSSDHSSNSEKSSRLPYLIVGLTFSAAMLGQMAFYTIPVQIPFYLKNLFQSSASQSGIAIAICTLGSAISSFQYQRIKAKTTFFSIYGIAFSTMALGFGLISLGSSFTIVVVGLGTVGIGLGLVMPNMTFCLTSATPVNMRGKILGGLTTSMFLGQFVSPLVSQPLSLAIGLNATYGAAGIAMVILAIAFMFLLWNWKD, from the coding sequence ATGAAAATTGCGATCGCCACCAAATTTAATTCTCTACCTACTCGTATAACTTTGCTGGTTGCTAGTATGTTGACGATTATGGCAAGTGCCACGATCGCGCCTTCTTTACCAGCAATGTTGAAACATTTTGAGTCAGTCCCGAACTCAGCTTATTGGGTCAGATTAGTACTGACTTTACCTGCACTCTTTATAGCTATTAGCGCTCCAATACTGGGAGTTTTAGTAGATCGGATAGGACGAAAACCTTTATTATTTCTATCCCTAATTATCTATGGCTTAGCGGGCAGCTCTGGATTATGGCTAAACTCCTTAGATACAATTATTATTGGTCGAGCATTGTTAGGCGTTAGTGTAGCAGGGATTTCTATTTCTACTACGGCTTTAATTGCTGACTACTATAGCGGAGCAGCTAGAGGAAAGTTTCTGGGCTTACAGGCAGCCTTTAGTTCTTTAGGCGGTGTAGTATTTGTCTCTTTGGGAGGATGGTTAGCTGATATCGGATGGCGTAATCCTTTTCTAATCTACTTCGCGGCACTGTTGGTATTGCCTGCGGTCTGGTCTTTTTTGTCAGAGCCACCACGCCAAGATTCAACCCAATCTTCTGATCATTCTAGTAATTCCGAAAAGTCTAGTCGCTTGCCATATCTCATTGTTGGGCTAACATTTTCAGCCGCAATGCTAGGTCAGATGGCTTTTTATACGATTCCAGTACAGATCCCTTTCTATCTCAAGAATTTATTCCAATCCTCTGCTTCCCAAAGTGGAATTGCGATCGCAATTTGCACTCTCGGTTCTGCTATATCATCTTTTCAATATCAACGAATTAAAGCTAAAACAACCTTTTTTAGTATCTACGGCATTGCTTTTAGCACTATGGCTCTGGGCTTCGGTTTGATTAGCCTAGGTAGTAGTTTTACAATCGTTGTTGTAGGTTTAGGAACCGTAGGCATTGGACTGGGTTTGGTGATGCCAAATATGACCTTCTGTCTTACTTCCGCTACTCCTGTGAATATGCGCGGCAAGATTTTAGGCGGTTTAACAACTTCTATGTTTTTAGGTCAGTTCGTATCACCTCTCGTGAGTCAGCCTTTGAGTCTCGCGATCGGCTTGAATGCAACCTATGGTGCTGCGGGAATTGCAATGGTGATATTAGCGATCGCCTTTATGTTTTTGCTGTGGAATTGGAAAGACTAA
- a CDS encoding DMT family transporter: protein MDNRTIYFLAALIGGAILPVQVAINTLLRRYVGEPMQVTFISYLVGTLASLGVCVFAQYPLPTLPSLSQTSWWMWIGGGLGTLYVWSTIFATPKIGAALALGLTIAGQMLAALFLDHYGALGLTKYSLSPIRIAGVLLVIFGVSLVAYDKR, encoded by the coding sequence ATGGATAATCGAACTATCTATTTTTTAGCAGCACTAATTGGCGGCGCAATTCTCCCCGTTCAAGTTGCTATTAATACTTTACTCCGACGTTATGTGGGCGAACCGATGCAAGTCACATTTATCTCCTACCTCGTTGGTACTTTAGCTTCTCTCGGAGTTTGCGTATTTGCACAATATCCACTCCCTACTTTGCCTTCTCTTTCCCAAACTTCTTGGTGGATGTGGATCGGTGGAGGTTTAGGGACTCTGTATGTTTGGTCAACTATTTTTGCAACGCCAAAGATTGGAGCAGCTCTTGCTCTAGGTTTGACGATCGCAGGACAGATGCTTGCCGCACTTTTTCTTGACCATTATGGAGCACTAGGACTTACTAAATACTCATTAAGTCCGATTAGGATAGCAGGAGTTCTATTAGTGATTTTCGGAGTTTCCCTTGTTGCTTACGATAAAAGATAA
- a CDS encoding type II toxin-antitoxin system HicA family toxin translates to MSAKEAIRALERLGFEQVRQTGSHVVMKKETQEGEIGCVVPLHRELKIGTLSGVLKQARITVEDFIDNL, encoded by the coding sequence ATCTCAGCCAAAGAAGCAATTCGTGCGTTGGAGCGATTAGGATTTGAGCAAGTTCGTCAAACTGGTAGTCATGTTGTCATGAAAAAAGAAACCCAAGAAGGCGAGATCGGTTGTGTCGTGCCTTTGCATCGAGAATTGAAGATAGGCACATTGAGTGGGGTACTCAAACAAGCACGAATTACAGTAGAAGATTTTATCGATAATTTGTAG
- a CDS encoding flavodoxin family protein, whose product MSSIAIVYFSGAGHTHLMAEAFAEGANKVADTKVQLFRITGEEIHNGRWCNEKVLESLNQYDAIVFGSPTYMGGVAAQFKAFVDAASGIWFQQLWKDKLAGGFTHSGSPSGDKQGTLLYLAINAAQHSMIWVGAGEMNQNGVNRLGSYMGVMGQAVPDLSGTKAVELDAGDRLSVELYGQRIAEATKRWKN is encoded by the coding sequence ATGTCATCTATCGCTATTGTTTATTTTTCTGGTGCAGGACACACTCATTTGATGGCTGAGGCTTTTGCTGAAGGAGCGAATAAGGTCGCAGATACTAAAGTTCAACTTTTTAGAATTACTGGTGAGGAAATTCATAACGGACGCTGGTGTAATGAAAAAGTTTTGGAATCCCTCAATCAATATGATGCGATCGTTTTCGGTTCGCCGACTTATATGGGAGGTGTAGCTGCACAGTTTAAGGCGTTTGTCGATGCTGCTAGTGGAATTTGGTTCCAACAGCTATGGAAGGATAAATTAGCAGGTGGTTTTACCCATTCAGGTTCTCCTAGTGGAGATAAGCAGGGAACTCTACTTTATTTGGCGATCAATGCAGCCCAGCATTCGATGATTTGGGTTGGCGCTGGTGAGATGAATCAGAATGGAGTGAATCGTCTAGGTTCTTATATGGGAGTGATGGGACAGGCTGTCCCCGACTTATCTGGTACTAAAGCCGTAGAGCTTGATGCTGGCGATCGCTTGTCGGTAGAATTATATGGTCAGCGCATTGCTGAGGCAACAAAAAGATGGAAAAACTAA